A section of the Styela clava chromosome 9, kaStyClav1.hap1.2, whole genome shotgun sequence genome encodes:
- the LOC144427230 gene encoding uncharacterized protein LOC144427230: MEMEENKEPEAKDSEESINLSEAILMFRNKKISNHGDVYEGQISSATYGTRPIAIKFVQYNKQSVEEAKILYLLNPHTHVVSVIHSDEYQQGPMKYMYIAMDKCNQDNLRGFVENRKKAEIQFDPELALDFAKQLFAGILYIHDKLVVHKDLKPDNVFLSLDQKVVKIGDFGISEVIESKTQTVYTRKGLGTDGYRPPESFVPGFPTSQKTDIYSLAVIVYYVWSNGKHPFGDEKDLWNHFMKNHKNLNLDGLLVPDAEVAKDLLEWMLQFFPRKRPIINEVLSHKYMAPSNVKGLLFRDLQEEFAPGRSQTSIHDELLLPHFKNGTFKSDLLTKKKTKSHSSQVATSLSKLVNNFHFAKYLEAKEKNRKAALTSKNRIQLTDDILWYKDNVVYESLNFTVYEGQRKLPNLVTEPLAISVYYSWTEVHNKLEDFLHELKALQQLPPHPNVLSVIASERLNETSQFLVATERCQFQTLDDYYEERKKNKIPFDPRLALIHAKQLVSGLQHLHKHNISYGIFETDIAFSLDMQNVKICFQNYFSTFFFYNPSFQIDIIFLGKILYKLWSNKLIVHGPILGFRVAMDPSDLLIPNPHLAFDLITRMTQKDKDQRLIIQQVVDHEFWKSINI; the protein is encoded by the exons ATGGAAATGGAGGAAAACAAAGAACCTGAAGCCAAAGATAGTGAAG AATCGATCAATCTATCCGAAGCTATTTTAATGTTTCGGAACAAGAAAATTTCAAACCATGGTGACGTATATGAAGGACAAATATCAAGTGCAACTTATGGAACTCGTccgattgcaataaaatttgttcaatacaACAAACAAAGTGTGGAAGAGGCAAAAATTCTTTACCTTCTGAACCCTCACACTCATGTAGTCTCTGTGATTCATTCAGACGAATACCAACAAGGTCCAATGAAATATATGTACATTGCAATGGACAAATGTAACCAAGATAACTTGAGAGGttttgtggaaaatcgaaagaaaGCCGAAATCCAATTTGATCCTGAACTTGCACTTGATTTTGCAAAACAGTTATTTGCTGGAATTTTATACATTCATGATAAACTTGTGGTGCACAAAGATCTTAAGCCTGATAATGTGTTTTTATCCTTGGATCAAAAAGTTGTCAAAATAGGTGATTTTGGCATAAGTGAAGTCATCGAGTCCAAGACACAAACAGTTTACACCAGAAAAGGTCTCGGTACTGACGGTTACAGACCCCCTGAATCATTTGTGCCTGGATTTCCAACTTCTCAAAAAACTGACATATATTCACTAGCTGTCATTGTTTACTATGTATGGAGTAACGGTAAACATCCCTTTGGTGACGAAAAGGATCTATGGAATCATTTcatgaaaaaccataaaaaccTGAACCTGGATGGACTTTTAGTTCCAGATGCAGAAGTTGCAAAAGATTTACTGGAATGGATGCTGCAGTTTTTTCCTCGTAAACGTCCAATAATAAACGAGGTTCTCTCTCATAAATACATGGCTCCATCGAATGTAAAAG GTTTACTATTCCGAGATCTACAGGAAGAATTTGCACCTGGCAGGTCTCAAACAAGCATCCATGACGAACTTTTGCTTccacattttaaaaatggaacTTTCAAATCAGATTTGCTAACGAAAAAGAAAACTAAAAg TCATTCTTCACAAGTTGCAACTTCATTATCAAAGCTTGTTAATAATTTCCACTTTGCAAAATATCTCGAAGCCAAAGAAAAGAATAGAAAGGCAGCTTTGACCTCAAAGA ATCGCATACAACTCACAGATGACATCTTGTGGTATAAAGACAATGTGGTTTATGAGAGTTTGAATTTCACAGTTTACGAAGGTCAACGGAAACTTCCAAATTTAGTTACAGAACCTTTAGCAATATCGGTGTATTATTCGTGGACTGAAGTTCACAACAAACTAGAAGACTTTCTACACGAACTAAAAGCTCTTCAGCAACTTCCACCTCATCCAAACGTACTTTCTGTTATTGCTAGTGAACGTTTGAATGAAACAAGTCAATTTTTAGTTGCTACTGAAAGATGCCAGTTCCAAACTCTTGATGATTATTATGAAGAgagaaagaaaaacaaaattcctTTTGATCCTAGACTTGCTCTCATACATGCAAAACAGTTAGTTAGTGGTCTACAACATTtgcataaacataatatttctTATGGAATATTTGAAACCGATATTGCGTTTTCACTTGACatgcaaaatgtgaaaatttgttttcagaattatttttcaacttttttctttTATAATCCCAGCTTtcaaattgatattatttttttggggAAAATCTTGTATAAATTGTGGTCTAATAAACTGATTGTCCATGGGCCAATCTTAGGTTTTAGAGTAGCTATGGATCCAAGTGATTTACTGATTCCTAACCCTCACTTGGCCTTTGATTTGATCACAAGAATGACACAGAAAGATAAAGACCAACGACTAATAATTCAGCAGGTTGTTGATCATGAATTCTGGAAAAGTATCAACATTTag